aaatcaataatgaaaaaaaacattataatttgCATTTGAATATCTTTCTCCATAATTTCCACTTCCCATAGCCTGCCAACCTAGTTGCACACTTAGGCAGCAAGGGTAGAATGAGAATGTCCTGGCAACAAACCACATTAAGAACTCTAGTTAAACCAACTAATTTGAATATGAATTAAAACAACAAACGTGTCATTAACAAAACCTATAATCACTACACATACTTCAATAATTCAAGAGAAATATAGAGTATACCACCTATAGTGAATTCGGCGGAATCACTAAGGACTGCGGCCAAAGCTCGGTTATGCACCTTGCTAGATTGCCTATGCACCTTGCTACTTACGCAACTTGTTGAAGGAACCCGGCCATAAACCTCTGCAACTCAGCCTAGTCCAAAATTATAATGCATAACCCTTTATGCAAAAATGGAAAGGAAAATAAACGATTACAATCCacatttactaaaaaaaaagaataaaaaaccactaatacataaaagaagaaaaaataaaatgttaacaAACACTTACACAACTTAAGCGGTGACCTACCACTACATAAATTTTACTCGACCTTTGTTAGTTAATTAAGTTCATTGAGAAAAAGTATTAAACAGATTTCACcatggttttaattttcttctacCACAAACCATGAAATACTAAAAATTCaacacaaataacaaaaatattcacATAACAACGTTAAGCGCACTTAAAGATCAATgcttatattactttttaatcgAAAATTTAACCacttcaaatataataaacataaaatagaaTTCTCAAACcctaagaaaatattttgtctAAAACAATACCATGTTTCCTACTTTCAAAATCATGTTAAATGATATACAAAAACTTTAAAGGTATAACATTATTGCATatagtcaaaatttaaaacacttCTAAGATAAATGCCAATGACAAAGAAACTATAATAAGATTTTGCATACATCGCATTGGTATCAACACCTCCATAAAGTTACAAATATGAATACTTACTTGGTCAAAACAAATATAAGGACACAAAATGTAGGTCACTTCAAAATATCCAAACAATACCATTGAAGCAAGAATTAAGCTGACAAAGGATATGCAAAATTGGGAGGAGAAATCTACTCCCAAAACCAAGAACAAAGAACAACAAACATCCACAATCcaacaaaaattagaaaacccaaaatcaaacaaaacaacCAACACTCACAATCGAAAAAAATGACCAACACccacaatcaaacaacaaaacaacGAAATGCCACACTATTGCAACAACATAACTTCTCTTTTTATTCAAAACCATAAATGCAACGCCACTCTCTCACCATCATTCTCACATCATCTCaaataactcaaatattttcttccTATATTACCCAACACTCATAATCCAATCAAGAACCACAATATGCAAAAACTAtgaacacaaataaaaaatatattctaaaagaAGACAAGTGGTTTGAAAGAGGTCAGAATGGTAAGTGATAAGTGTGTAAATAGAAGTTGGTTGCAAAGTTATTGACTTTCTGAAGAACACGATGGGTTTCGACGAAATGGGAGAAAGAAAGGGATATAGTATATTGATTCCGTGCATAAGACTTGATGAGAGACAAAGAGATAGAGGGGACATATTAAGGATTCTGGATGTAAAAAAAAAGCAccaatcatttaaaaaaacatttttttttcttttcaaaattatccttAATGAATATTCACCAAAATTTAGGACCACACCATATCATTTGAGTATAAAATTGAATTCTCCtgtcaaagtattattttcgtaataataaatgtaaagtTTTTTATCAATGAAATAGTTCCGATGGGAATTCTAGAATTTTTTATGAGTAACTTCTAATTGGTTTTATTGTaatcaatttttgaatttgaataatttcattgtattcaataaaagttatatacatTTCAATTGCTTTCCTAAATGtttaaataacatattaaaatattaaggaatgcgaaaatgataaaatattctTGTACAGTCATACATAGCAGATTAATAGGTACAAATATTGGTGTAATGATCTTGATCTATAGTTGAGAATCACGAATCACGTCTGCGGGATATACATATACTTAACATGTTCTTTTCGAAAGATACATGCTTATCGTTATCTATCTTGTATCCACTTGAGTTTGAATTTACACATTTGTCTTAAGTGTTTTGAAATGGAATAGATAGGTActataattatattatgattaatatgtatatatcaAATTGTTTTGATTagattatctttttttttttatttagacttTTGATCATACTAATTgtactatataaaatatactgATCGAagttaatgataatttataGACAGTTAGCAGGTATATTAGCATGTATCGATGGACCAAATTGCCTTACGCTTTACAAACATACGgttttaataattgattattgggtttgattgcctaaaaatatattgcattaatggttaatcaatgggTTTGGCTGGCATAAGctctataaatatatgattgatGTCTAGGTAAAGACACCCTATTTTATCCTAACAAAATAGCACAtgtttatgaaacatatctgacttgagcgtcagagtgtcttctgcatGTCAACAACCCATCAGAGTGGATTGCGTTCTCAGAGTGGATTGGACGATCAAAAGAAAGCAAAGCAAGGAAAGACGACCGACCCtcggaccaattcaaccgaaacattttaGCGTCCACCGTGGAGCTAAACAACATCCCCATGAAACCACAAGAAACCATATGAGCGCTCGTCCTCGGCATCACTACTTCTGATCAGTACTAggttttgaaataagagagaaaaattccATCATAATTTCTAAGGGCGTGTCTTTTGTGTTGAGAACGTTCAAGTAACCATTAGAGGTTTACGAGTCAACAAATTAAATGCCTCCacaaaaaataagattataaaatattgaagcaattaccttattttattataaaatatttttcagtcCCTTCCTACTCGGTCAGTTGGACCACCTAGTTCAACCTTGTTAAGTTCCAATggcttttcattataaaaataaattataaaatattgaagcatttaccttgttttatttaacgcatatttttgtgagtgaaAATATCTTGCATAGAAAGGTTCAGTCCCTTCCCGCTCGGTCAGTTGGATCACTTATGTTCAGCCTTGTCAGGTTCCAATGGTTTttcattctaaaaataaattataaaatattgaagagttcactttattttgtttaatgcatagttttgtgagtaaaaatatcctacacAAGAAGGTTCAGTCTTTTCCTGCTTAGTTAGTTGGACCACCTACGTTCAGCCTTGTCAGGTCGTAatgacttttcattataaaaataaattataaaatattgaagcatttaccttattttatttaatgcatatttttgtgagtaaaaatatcctgcactGGAAGGTTCAGTCTCTTTCCACTTGGTCGGTTGGACCACCTACATTGAGCCTTGTTAGGTTCCAATcgcttttcattataaaaataaattataaaatattgaagcatttaccttattttatttaacccATATTTTTGTGAATGAAAATATCTTGCACAAGAAGGTCCAGTCCCTTCCCACTCGGTCAATTGGACAACTTACGTTCAGCGTTGTGAGGTTCTAATtgctttttattataaaaataaattataaaatattgaagcgtTTACCTTATTTTGTTTAACGCATATTTTGTGAGTAAAAAATTTCTGGACAATCCATTCTCGCTTAGTCAATTGGACCACCTACGTTCAGCCTTGTCAAGTTCTAATGTCTTtccattataaaaataaattataaaatattaaaacgtttactttattttatttaacgcatattttCGTGAGTGAAAATATCTtgcacaggaaggttcagtccCTTCCCGCTCGGTCAAATGGACAACCTACGTTTAGTCTTGTCATGTTCCAATGGCTCGACTCTCATGCGAGCATCAATTGGGCACCTCTACCCTCGTTAAGCTTATCCCGAGCAATGCCTATTTATCTTATCATAGTCAATGTCCTCATCTACTTTGCAGGTCTCAAAGCAGTAAATCACCTACAACTCATCCGTGAAACATCCTAATACGGATTCCTCATTTTTGGCCTTCAAACGTTCAACCAAAGACCGAACGGACTCGCCCACTCGGCCATCCAACTTCATAACCTAAACTATTTTGATGTTAATTTGATTGACTACATTTTTCTGACCATTCGAATTCGAATTGCTATTTTCTATTTAGTGTAGATGACACGACCCTGCACACAAACCACTCGGCCAACTAAAGTCCTTCGCTCGGTGATTCCACAACGAATTAACCTTAACTTCGAGCGGAAGGAGCTTCGAAAGAGAACTCCCACAACATGTCACTCAGTGAATCCACAACAAATTCACCTGAACTTTGAGCGGAAGGAGCTTCTAAAGAGAACTCCCACAGCAAGCTACTTGGTGATTCCACAGTGAATTCACCTCAACTTTGAGCGGAAGGAACTTCCAAAGAGAACTCCCACAACACGCTGCTTGGTGATTCCACAATGAATTCACCTAAACTTCAAGTGGAAGGAGCTTCCAAAGAGAACTATCACAGCATGTCGTTCGGTGATTCCACAACGAATTCACCTGAACTTCGAGCGGAAGGAGCTTCCAAAGAGATCTCCCACAACACACCGCTCGATGATTCCACAGCGAATTAACCTAAACTTCGAGCGGAAGGAACTTCAAAAGATAACTCCCACAACACGCCGCTCTGTGATTCCACAACGAATTCACCTACACTTCAAGCAGAAGGAGCTTCCAAAGAGATCTGCACAGCATGCCACTTGGTGATTTCACAATGAATTCACCTAAACTTCGAGCAAAAGGAACTTCCAAAGGGAACTCCTACAACTAGTCGCTCGATGATTCCACAGCAAATTCACCTGAACTTCGAGCGAAAGGAGCTTCCAAAGAGAACTCCCACAACACGTCGCTCGGTGATTCCACAATGAATTCACCTGAACTTTGAGCGGAAGGAGCTTCCAAAGGGAACTCCCCTAACAAGCCATTCGGTGATTCCACAACGAATTCACCTGAACTTCGAGCGAATTGAGCTTCCAAAGAGAACTCCCACAACACGTCGCTCGGTGATTCCATAGTGAATTCACCTGAACTTCGAGCGGAAGGAGcttccaaagagaactcctacAACACGGTGCTCAGTGattccaaagagaactcctagagtCTGCCGCTTGGTGTAGAGAGTAATGAAGACTTAAAGCGCATCGAAAATAGACTTTATAAATACAACGTGACCTCCCTTAAGCTCATAATAATCCTTGCGCACCTCTTTCAATAAGGAGCGTGTTTGGGCTTGGGGGActtatgtactatatgaaatatactgATCGGTTTTAATGGTCATTTGTGGGCAGTTAGCAGGTATATTAGCAAGTATTAATCGGTCAGATTGCCTAACGCTTTACAAATATGCagtattaataattgattattgggtttgattgtcTAAAAGTATACTGCATTAATGGTTAACCAATGGGCTTGGTTGCCACAAACCCTATAAATATACGACTGATGTCTAGGTAAAGACATCTTGATCTATCCTAACAAAATAGAAACTtatttatgaaacatatctgacttgagtgtcagagtgtcttctgcagtCAACAACCCATCAGAATGGATTGCGTTTTCGGAGTGGATTGAATGATCAAAAGAGAACATAGCAAAGAAAGACGACCGACTATCaaaccaattcaaccgaaacactTAGTCTATATAATGATGGCATTCTAGATTCAAGAATCCCTTTTAGAAATGTATTTTAATCTTTCTGtattcatacatatatatatatatatatatatatatatatatatatatatatatatatatatatatatatatatatatatatatatgaatttcttttgttttgaaatcctttgttgaatattttgatatctaaaatttatttgtattataaaaTACTTTATGCATGTCTATACTTTGGTTTGGTTATCTGGTTATAAGTaacaatgaattaaaattgtttattatcttttaaaatttggaaACTAAATGGATAGCAAAGAGAACAAAACAAAATGGAgtataaaattaagaaagtaGAATTTGCGggacatattttattttccgAAGTTGAATTACTTGTGAAGAAGGAACCACATCTTCTCTGGATAGAACtgcattaaattattattcttttatgtaTACGAATACAAGGACACAAATAATGtttgaacaacaacaattgtcCGAATTCCCCACCACTAGATTGTCCTTGTAAAGATGTGCAATGCAAATTATTTAGCAGTATCCTCACTTCTCGCCATATTcattaaacaatatattgaaCATACAAGAAACATAAATTAGGATAAATATCACCCAAAGGTAGCAAAATCTGAATGGGTCAATTGAATCAAAGGATAAATCAAAGTGagcaaaatgaaaaggaaagaaaccCCGGAAGCACTGCCTCTGTCCTGACTcaaaaaactcatttaattcACAGCAGACGCAACACCGAGTATGAGATCCAACAACCAATAAACACAGCTACACCAATGGGTGAGGCAGGAATTGCCGATGATGTTGTGGCAGTGGTGGCGGAGGAGGTTGAAGAAGAAGGGGTGGTGGAGGTTGGAGTTGTAGAGGTGGTGGTGGAAGTAGTAGGAGTGTCTTTGGTGTTATCAGAGTCAGAGGGTGGTGAGTCCTTAGCAGGTGAAGGTGCAGCAGCAGAATCAGAAACCTTTTTAGCCTTAACCTTAACAGCAAGTTTCATGCCACCCTGACAATGGCCAGGAGCAGCACATATGAAGTAATGAGTGCCAGCAGTCTTCAGGGTAATGGTGGTGGCGCCGCTGCTGTCTGTGCTCAGAGAATTTCCTGTACTGCAACTCTTGTAATCGCTTTCTTTTACTTCATCCACAGTGTGACCAGGACCGTAATTGAAAACTGTCATACGTATGGGTTATAAGTTAGAGAAAGGATACTTTTGACATgcataaacattttatatttgtttgatattattttttttcttttttaaaaaaatacaaaaaatcaattttttttatcacattttatttttgtgatgtaTATCAAAATGTAAATGTGTGTccttatcattattttaaatattattatacttctttcttttaaaaataaaacgtttactctctttttttactaatttaatcCTACAATGTCATATTGTTGGAAAATGGTgtaaaacatcttttttttttcttgagttaGATAAATAACGTGTAAACAAATTGAGATGGTGGTTGTGTTTAGTATTATTGTGCATGAAAGAAGAGGATTTCTTACCAAGACTATCTCCAACTCTAAATTTCAATCCACTAGCCCATGTACTGTAATCACCACCAATTGCCCAACCTGAGGTATCTCCCACTGTGTGGGTGGCTGCAAGGATTGGCATGACCATGTTGAGTGCTAGACAAACACTGAAAACTAAGGCAACAGAAGAAGCCATTTAGTGAGAAAGTGGAAAGAAGGGAAATAAAGTGCAGAGGGTTCTCAGATGGCATGGTGTTGTAGAATGGTTTTGGTGGctttatataattgtttgttATGGTTGTTGGAGTTAAGACAAGTTGGTCTAGGTTTGCATGAGGATGACTTTAGTTGCACTTCATACCCAATGACCAGAAAAGTAGTTCTGCTGTTCTTTCTCATGAAAAATGTGAGAGTGGTTGaatcatattatttttctgaaatttcatTACCTGATGCCAAAAGTTCACTTATAATAGTAATCAGCAGATAATGATGGATTAACGATTATGACAAAAGGATTAAGAGTGAAGGAAATGGAAAAAAAAGGAGTTAAAAGATAGATAGAGAGATCAATTATAATGTGatgagataaaacaaaaaaagtaaaaagtagtttttttttttataggcAAGTAAAAATAGTGTAGTAAAAATATGAATACATTTTATTCATTGctattttgataatattatgtGGATAACTCACTCATCTTGTTGTTTAATGGAGGTGTAAAGTAAGGTTGTGTTAGTCCCTTCAAGATTTGTTGTCAAGATCTGTGCATAAGATCATAGAAAGCGTACATGAACCAGAACATAATTTGATATGATGGTTTTGCTTAATGCCTACTCATTGTGGAGCAAAAACTGATAATCAAACTTCTAGAACATAATTACCAGCTACTTCTCAACGCCTAAAGGAGTATTTTTCCATTAATTTTATAGAAAGGAATAACTTTATTCCAATAAAGAACAAGACACTGACATATCACTTCCCATGTGTCATATCTCAACAGATTTCCCTTATATCTTGGAATTCAAGTTTAAGAGTTGTATTTTGTAGAATGAACTGTTGGTTTAAAAATATGTGACAGCATtcacataaatataattattaattttgattttgattttaatagTGTAAGATTTAAGTATTTGATACAAAATATTGTTAATAATAAAGATTACCAAAGTAAATGCTTATATTAAATTTCACAATGGGTGCACTAATACTTAAAACTctttttgattaaatatttttacatagtTAATAATACGTCATCTTTTGTTTGGGTGAGTTAGATGAGTTAGATGATTTGCCAAGGTATAATCGGGGTGGTTGTGTACATGGTTTACAGTAAGTAGTTTGAATGGAGTGTCTGGAGAGTTTAACTAGAAACATAACGAGCATGGATTTTGACTGGATGTGTTGCAGTCCTGCAGGTTTgtctatttatattatgaattttgtaaGTGGCGCCAATGACAAACGTATTTGCGAAATTCAACATGAACTGAAAGTTGTACAAGAATGCGTGGGTCGTGGAAAGGGCGGTCAGGTTCATGAAGGAGTCCTCCACCTGATGTTGTTATTGCTTGACACATTAAAGATACTGCTGCTTCTAAAGGTGTTGATTTGGCCAGGTTGTATAGGATATGTACTGTTGAACGTGATAATGATAGAATGAGGTTTCTGTAGTATTTGTATTAATAGGCTATCATTTGATTTAAATCGTTCATTTGTAGGGTAATGGTTGAGGTTCATAACCAAATCTTGTCCGTGTGGCCAAGAGGAAAAGTGGACAATATGGTATGGGTTTTTGGTggacaataatttattttctatgtagtttattattatttgatgtaAAGTTGACAATATGTTATTGTATTATAGATACTTTTATTTGCCAGCAGCATTTTCATGTATGACCAGGTAAAGGAAGGAGACAACGACATGTCTTGTGGATGTAGACTGTTATGATTGAAGGAATGAATAAGTGTAAAGCAAATGCTCGTAATTGGTTGCATAAGGACTACAACGCATTTTATCCCCACGGCATAATCTCCTTAGCCGATGTACAGCGTTGTGATTTTGTAAGTGCATTGTGTTcattgttatttttgtaattggtACATATTGGTATATTTATGAAACTGAATGTTGTGAAATATAGGTGTTTGGTCCAGCTGTTAGCTGTTGGGAATGACCATTGGTGGTGTTATGCCATTAATTGTCAAAGCAGACATTCTCTTGGGAACCGAATTGCAGCACGTAAACGTTTGAACAAAAATATCAGATATCGAGATAGCTCTCCACTTTGGCAAGTGGGAAAACCAAAGATGTTCTAACTCTATTTTCATGCATGGTGAAGGATTGTAAACCTAATGGTTGTCATAAATACCAATCGTAATCATTGTATTTTGGGAGCCTATGCTTATAACCTATGGATaaattaattcttatttattatataatgtaGTATATATACAAAATGATCACTACATAATAGGAAGAAATATATACTACCTGGAATATCTCTTTAACAATCTAATCCGTTAAGATTATGACTAATTCAAAAACACGTTAATAACAAATTACTGTTGCAGATCATTTATTAATAACACTCTCCCGTAAGTAAGATTTTGACTAATTCAAAAACACGTTAATAACAAATTACTGTTGCGAATCATTTATCAATAACATTCTCCCGCAAGTTGGATGATGTGTAAAGTAGATGCAACTTGGAGATTAGATAGTCAAACTTTGTGCGTGGTAACGGTTTGGTTAGAAGATCAGCCTGTTGATCTTCTTTGGAGACATAGGAGACACGAAAAGTAACCTTCTAGACTTGTTCTCTAAGAAAGTGATAAGCAATATGTTTCATCCAAGAGTGAAAAACTGGATTTGCACTAAGACTTGTGGCACTGAGATTGTCACAATAGATGACCGGTTGAGCGTTGATAGTATGCCCAAGTTCCCGAAAGAGGGAGATCTCCCATAACATTTCAGCGGCAGTGTTTGCAAGTGCCTTGTACTCAGATTCGGTGGATGATCGTGCAACCGGCCGTTGCTTGTGTGAATTCCAGGAGTGCCACCAAGATAAAGAATATAGCTTATGGTCGACACATAGTCATCTGTATCACCTGCCCATTCAGCGTCAAAGTACCCATTAAAAACCAAGAGAAAGGAGGCAAATATATGAATGCCATGAGTGGACATCCCAGCCAAATAATGAAGAAGTCGCTTGAGAGTAGAGCAATGGGCCGTCGTTGGAGCTTGCATAAATtgagataatttatttatagcaAAAGCAACATCTAGTCTGGTGATACTGAGATACTGAAGACTTCCCACAAGTTGATGATATTCAGTAGGTGAAGGTAATGGGGTGTCACTGGCACAACAAGAGGAACTGATCCACAAAGTAGGGTTAGGTTTGGTGTCAGCCATACCAGCCTAAACAAGCAAGTCTTGGCTGGACATATTTTCGTTGTGTGAGGAACACGCCATCAGGAGACACCAAGACTTCAACACCAAGGAAATAACTCAGAGTTCCCATATCCTTCAAGGAGAATTTAGTGACAAACCGAGAAATGAGGGTAGATATTGCATCAGGGGAGCTGCCTGTGACAATAATGTCATCAACTTAGACTAACAAGTATAATGTGGTTATTCCATGTCGAAAAATGAATAATGAGGCATCAACAACTAAGTTAAGGAATCCTAAGGACAATAGAAATGTGCGAAGCTCATTGTACCAGGCATGTGGTGTCTATTTAAGACCATACAAAGCTTTTCATAGACGGGAAACATGAGTAGGATGAGCCTTGTCAACAAACCTTGGTGGCCGACTTGGGAAGACTTCCTCAGAAAGAGAGCCTTGTAAGAAAACATTGTTAATGTCGAGTTGTCGAAGAGACCACCCACGACTAACAACAAGTGTGCGAATGACCCGGACCGTCACAGGCTTGATAATAGGACTAAATGTGTCATTGAAATCCCAGCCACGACGTTGGTGAAATCCTTTTGCTACTAGGCAAGTGTTATACCGATCAATTGAACCATCAAGCAGACATTTGATGCGAAAAATCCATTTGCAACCAACAATGTTCTGACCAATAGATAGATGAAGGAACGAGGTCCCAAGTATTATTTTTGCAAAGGGCATCATACTCCGTTTGCATAGCAGCCCGCCAGTCAGGATCACGAAGAGCTTGGGTGATGGTGAAAGGTTCGATTGGTTGTTTGGTGGTGAGGTGGAGGTTAAGTTTGGATTTGGGTTTGGTTATATTGTTTTTGGATCTCGTTACTATACCCGTAGGTATAGGTGGCTGTGGGTGGGAAACCTGAGGGAGTGCTAGGGAACATGGAGATGGGACCATAGTGTGTGGAGATGGGACCGTAGTAGGAGATTAGGGTGGATTTAAGTTGAAGATGGACGATATGGTTGTGGATTGAGCCGGTATTATAGGGAGGGAATTGTGGGTTATGGGGATAGTGAGGTCAGTCCGTGTGGAGACGAGTGTGGGCAGTGGGGGTTGGATGGACATGGTAGAGAAAGGGAAGGTGGTTTCAACAAACCTAACATGACGAGACACGTAGATGCGTCTCATAGAGGGATCAAGACAATGGTAAGCATTTTGATCAGCTGCATAACCTACAAAAACACATGGTAGATCTTGCAGCAAGCTTATGATTAGCGTATGGTTTAAACCAAGGAAAGCACAAACATACAAAACTCTTAAGCTTATGATAATTTGGGGTGGTGTTTAGGAGTTTGGAAAATGGTGATTTATATGCAAGTATGGATGTAGGGAGGCGATTTATGAGATATGCAGCAGTTGTCATTGCATAGGGCCAATATTTAAGAGGTACACTAAAGTGTgttaaaagagaaagactagtttCAGCAATATGATGATTTCGTCTCTCAGCAATGCCATTATGTTTAGGGGTGTGGGGTGGTGTTGTTTTGTGGCTTATACCATGATCACACAAGAATAAACGTAAGTCAATGTATTCTCCGCCATTATCGGTGTAAAgaacttttatattatgattgaaGTAATTTTCAACAAGAGATTTAAATTTAGGAAAAATTGACTGAACATCAGATTTCTTGCGCATTGGATAAAGCCCAATATAGCGAGTAAAGTGATCAACAAACACACAATAATATTTGAGGCCATCATTAGATAAAATAGGAGAAGTCCATACATctgaaaatataatttctaatgGAAATGACGACAAAAGTGAAGATTTATGAAAGGAAAGTTTGTGACTTTTGCTTATTTGACAAGATGAGCAATCTGATTGGTTAAACTGCATAGACCATAAGGAAAATTCAGGTTgaagaaaactgaaaattgaaGAGGAGGGGTGGCCCAACTTGTGGTGTCAACCTACTGATTTATTTAGTTGAAGATGGTTAACAAATGGAGAG
This window of the Vigna angularis cultivar LongXiaoDou No.4 chromosome 7, ASM1680809v1, whole genome shotgun sequence genome carries:
- the LOC108337732 gene encoding blue copper protein, with the protein product MASSVALVFSVCLALNMVMPILAATHTVGDTSGWAIGGDYSTWASGLKFRVGDSLVFNYGPGHTVDEVKESDYKSCSTGNSLSTDSSGATTITLKTAGTHYFICAAPGHCQGGMKLAVKVKAKKVSDSAAAPSPAKDSPPSDSDNTKDTPTTSTTTSTTPTSTTPSSSTSSATTATTSSAIPASPIGVAVFIGCWISYSVLRLL